One part of the Pandoraea faecigallinarum genome encodes these proteins:
- a CDS encoding DUF4148 domain-containing protein, with protein MKRTLITSALVSAMLAVSAGSAFASDAFDGPSEFSWVPQTSVLTRAQVREELVQAQQAGLVVQHDAVYPKAAPSAQPAAASAPVTMGSVGGLQRAGTTYFGN; from the coding sequence ATGAAGCGCACTCTTATTACCTCGGCTCTGGTTTCCGCAATGCTGGCTGTTTCGGCCGGTTCGGCTTTCGCCAGCGACGCGTTCGACGGTCCCTCGGAATTCTCGTGGGTCCCGCAAACCAGCGTGCTGACCCGCGCACAGGTTCGTGAAGAACTGGTGCAGGCCCAACAGGCCGGTCTGGTCGTGCAACACGACGCCGTCTACCCGAAGGCAGCGCCGAGCGCTCAGCCGGCTGCGGCGAGCGCCCCGGTGACCATGGGTTCGGTCGGTGGCCTGCAACGCGCCGGTACGACCTACTTCGGCAATTAA
- a CDS encoding O-acetylhomoserine aminocarboxypropyltransferase/cysteine synthase family protein, producing the protein MSDKNNGNEGTPGSPATPPWRLETLAVHGGYRPDPTTRAVAVPIYQTVAYAFDDTQHGADLFDLKVPGNIYTRIMNPTQDVLEQRVAALEGGVAALALASGQAAVTYAIQTIAEAGDNIVAASTLYGGTYNLLAHTLPLSGITTRFADPREPESFEPLIDDRTKAIFAESVGNPLGNITDIAKLAEIAHRHGIPLIIDNTVPSPYLLRPFEHGADIVVHSLTKYLGGHGTSIGGAIVDSGKFPWAEHKTRFKRLNEPDVSYHGVVYTQAFGPAAYIGRARVVPLRNTGAAISPFNAFQILQGIETLALRLERITDNALKVAQFLKTHPKVEWVNYAGLPEHPEHALVDKYLSGRGPGILTFGVKGGRAAGAAFQDALQLFTRLVNIGDAKSLATHPASTTHRQLSPDELRKAGVSEETVRLSLGIEHIDDLLADLDQALRK; encoded by the coding sequence ATGAGCGACAAAAATAATGGCAACGAAGGCACGCCCGGCAGTCCGGCAACCCCGCCATGGCGGCTGGAGACGTTGGCCGTGCACGGCGGCTACCGTCCGGATCCGACCACACGCGCCGTGGCCGTTCCGATTTATCAGACGGTGGCCTACGCCTTCGACGACACGCAACACGGCGCCGATCTGTTCGATCTGAAGGTGCCGGGCAACATCTATACGCGCATCATGAACCCCACGCAGGACGTGCTGGAGCAGCGGGTCGCGGCCCTCGAAGGCGGTGTGGCGGCGCTGGCGCTGGCCTCCGGTCAGGCGGCGGTGACCTATGCAATCCAGACAATTGCGGAAGCGGGCGACAACATCGTCGCGGCCAGCACGCTCTATGGCGGCACCTACAACTTGCTGGCGCACACGTTGCCGCTATCGGGCATCACCACGCGTTTTGCCGATCCCCGTGAACCGGAATCGTTCGAGCCGCTCATCGATGACAGGACCAAAGCCATTTTTGCCGAGTCGGTCGGCAACCCGCTGGGCAACATCACGGATATCGCGAAGCTCGCGGAGATCGCCCATCGTCACGGCATTCCGCTCATCATCGACAACACTGTGCCGTCGCCCTACCTGCTGCGCCCGTTCGAGCACGGCGCGGACATCGTCGTCCACTCGCTGACCAAATATCTCGGCGGTCACGGCACGAGCATCGGCGGTGCCATCGTGGATTCGGGCAAGTTCCCGTGGGCGGAGCACAAGACGCGCTTCAAGCGTCTGAACGAACCGGACGTGAGCTATCACGGCGTGGTGTACACGCAGGCATTCGGCCCGGCGGCGTACATCGGCCGCGCGCGCGTGGTGCCGTTGCGCAATACCGGCGCGGCCATCTCGCCGTTCAACGCGTTCCAGATCCTTCAGGGCATCGAGACGCTCGCGCTGCGGCTCGAACGCATTACGGATAACGCGCTCAAAGTCGCGCAATTCCTGAAGACGCACCCGAAAGTGGAATGGGTGAACTATGCAGGGCTGCCGGAGCACCCCGAACACGCACTGGTGGACAAGTACCTGTCGGGCCGCGGCCCAGGCATTCTCACCTTCGGTGTGAAGGGCGGACGGGCGGCCGGCGCCGCATTTCAGGACGCGCTGCAACTCTTCACGCGGCTGGTGAACATCGGTGACGCCAAGTCGCTTGCCACGCACCCCGCGTCCACCACGCACCGCCAACTCTCTCCGGACGAACTGCGCAAGGCCGGCGTGAGCGAAGAGACGGTGCGCCTTTCCCTCGGTATCGAGCACATCGACGACCTGCTAGCCGACCTCGATCAGGCACTTCGCAAGTAA
- a CDS encoding undecaprenyl-diphosphate phosphatase, with product MDYLQVLVLAVVQGVAELLPVSSSAHVIMAEKLMGLDPSTPAMTLLLVMLHTGTMLAVIVYFWKSWRERYFSSKHDFIHNAKQVVVATAFTGVIGLALMFFIEKVLMRGTGHAEIEHLFGNLYIISAGLAMAGILILISGSRRAPMGDRPMRGADSAWIGAVQGICLPFRGFSRSGSTISTGMLRGLDKRRVEEFSFALAVVLTPPVIAKEAYRLYKSGGAQSLSGHFMSVLTPSLVGMGFSFLAGLVALRWLSRWLEHGRWYLFGIYCLVASAVVLAASQYL from the coding sequence ATGGACTATTTGCAAGTGCTCGTGCTCGCCGTCGTACAAGGCGTGGCGGAGCTGCTTCCGGTGTCGAGTTCGGCACACGTCATCATGGCCGAGAAGCTAATGGGGCTCGATCCGTCGACGCCCGCCATGACGCTGTTGCTCGTCATGCTGCACACCGGCACGATGCTCGCGGTCATCGTCTACTTCTGGAAGTCGTGGCGCGAGCGCTACTTCTCGTCGAAGCACGATTTCATCCATAACGCGAAGCAGGTCGTCGTTGCGACGGCCTTCACCGGCGTGATCGGTCTCGCGCTGATGTTTTTCATCGAGAAGGTGCTCATGCGCGGCACCGGCCATGCGGAAATCGAGCACCTCTTCGGCAACCTGTACATCATCTCCGCTGGCCTCGCGATGGCGGGCATTCTGATTCTGATCTCGGGCAGCAGGCGTGCGCCGATGGGCGACCGTCCGATGCGCGGCGCGGATTCCGCGTGGATCGGCGCGGTGCAGGGCATCTGCCTGCCCTTTCGTGGTTTTTCGCGTTCGGGTTCGACCATTTCGACGGGCATGCTGCGTGGCCTGGACAAGCGGCGCGTGGAGGAATTCAGCTTTGCGCTGGCGGTGGTGCTCACGCCGCCGGTGATTGCCAAGGAAGCGTACCGTCTGTACAAATCGGGCGGCGCGCAATCGCTCTCGGGGCATTTCATGTCGGTGCTCACGCCGAGTCTCGTGGGCATGGGCTTCAGCTTCCTCGCCGGTCTCGTGGCGCTGCGCTGGCTGTCGCGCTGGCTCGAACACGGCCGGTGGTACCTGTTCGGCATCTACTGCCTCGTGGCGTCCGCCGTCGTGCTTGCGGCAAGCCAGTATCTGTAA
- a CDS encoding LysR substrate-binding domain-containing protein, with protein MRITQLRSFHAVARHGSVTRAAQALHVSQPTMTTQIRALEDTYGVELFYRHGRGLTLTPTGKALYAVSLRIFSDEAEALGLLKEHGGLRTGELRLGAVGPHHAMEIVAAFQPRYPGIRISMRSGNSEEMIESLLAYRTDVAVLARYHDDVRLHAVPYRTHPVVLLVPRTHRFAQGRGSRGRGAGPSVKLADLADEPLLMREAGSTTRHALEAAMQEAGVVPKVAMEIGSREAIREAVILGLGIAAVSAREHTPDARLATVAIGDAKVETTTVVVCLAERRESRAIAAFMDVVAGLV; from the coding sequence ATGCGGATCACCCAGTTGCGTTCGTTCCACGCCGTGGCGCGTCACGGCAGCGTTACGCGCGCCGCCCAGGCGCTGCACGTGAGTCAGCCAACGATGACGACGCAGATTCGCGCGCTCGAAGACACTTACGGAGTGGAGTTGTTCTATCGTCATGGTCGTGGATTGACGCTCACGCCCACGGGCAAGGCGCTTTACGCGGTGAGCCTGCGCATCTTTTCGGACGAAGCCGAAGCACTCGGCCTGCTCAAGGAGCATGGCGGCCTGCGCACGGGGGAATTACGGCTGGGCGCGGTCGGCCCGCACCACGCGATGGAGATCGTCGCGGCATTCCAGCCGCGGTATCCGGGCATTCGTATCTCGATGCGCTCGGGCAATTCGGAGGAGATGATCGAGAGCTTGCTGGCCTATCGCACCGACGTCGCGGTGCTCGCGCGATATCACGACGATGTACGGCTTCATGCGGTGCCGTATCGCACGCATCCGGTCGTACTGCTGGTGCCGCGCACGCATCGTTTTGCCCAGGGTCGCGGCAGTCGTGGGCGCGGCGCGGGTCCCAGCGTCAAGCTCGCCGATCTGGCCGATGAACCGCTGCTCATGCGCGAAGCGGGCTCGACCACGCGCCACGCGCTGGAGGCCGCCATGCAGGAAGCCGGTGTGGTCCCCAAAGTGGCGATGGAGATCGGCAGCCGCGAAGCGATTCGCGAAGCGGTCATCCTGGGGCTCGGCATCGCCGCCGTGTCCGCTCGCGAACACACGCCCGACGCGCGGCTCGCAACGGTGGCGATCGGCGATGCGAAGGTGGAGACCACCACCGTCGTGGTGTGTCTGGCGGAGCGTCGTGAGTCGCGCGCCATCGCCGCGTTCATGGACGTCGTGGCGGGACTGGTTTGA
- the psrA gene encoding iron-containing alcohol dehydrogenase PsrA codes for MTARSRFHNPVDVHFGAGSLGALPELVGNRRAVLVTMPEARALGMTGQIEALLGRRLAGVIDQVSPNPDVRELAPMYGDFWRRYAQCEVIVALGGGSALDTAKLLMVAGDDDKFATLVDALDAGGTFRPTRIKRLITIPTTAGTGSEVTPWATLWDRHVKRKKYSLHLPQTWPEAAIVDPCLTRSLPYAVTLQSGLDALSHALEAIWNVNANPVSDTFAVTAARDMMRVLPKLMVSLDDMTLRAQAALAALQAGMAFSNTKTALAHSISYDMTIRHGLPHGIACSFTLPAVMRLAIGRRADRDAVLARVFDGDIDGAPEALTAFLNGLGVATEFSAYGVSGPESAEMIAAALDGPRGRNFIGAVA; via the coding sequence ATGACTGCACGTTCACGCTTCCATAATCCGGTCGACGTCCACTTCGGTGCGGGTTCGCTTGGCGCTCTGCCGGAACTCGTCGGCAACCGTCGCGCAGTGCTCGTCACGATGCCCGAAGCAAGGGCGCTCGGCATGACGGGACAGATCGAGGCGCTGCTCGGCCGGCGGCTTGCCGGTGTGATCGATCAGGTCAGCCCGAACCCGGACGTGCGGGAGCTTGCGCCGATGTACGGCGACTTCTGGCGACGCTACGCGCAGTGCGAAGTGATCGTGGCGCTGGGCGGGGGCAGTGCGCTGGACACCGCCAAACTGCTGATGGTCGCAGGCGACGACGACAAGTTCGCCACGCTGGTCGATGCACTCGACGCGGGCGGCACCTTCCGGCCCACGCGCATCAAGCGGCTTATCACCATCCCCACGACCGCGGGCACCGGCAGCGAAGTTACGCCGTGGGCCACGCTGTGGGATCGGCACGTCAAACGCAAGAAGTACTCGCTGCATCTGCCGCAGACGTGGCCGGAGGCGGCCATCGTCGACCCCTGCCTGACACGCTCGCTGCCATACGCCGTGACGTTGCAAAGCGGTCTCGATGCGCTCTCGCATGCGCTCGAAGCGATCTGGAACGTCAACGCCAATCCGGTCTCCGACACCTTCGCCGTGACAGCTGCTCGGGACATGATGCGCGTGCTGCCCAAGCTCATGGTGTCGCTCGACGACATGACGCTGCGTGCGCAGGCGGCGCTGGCCGCGCTTCAGGCGGGCATGGCCTTCTCGAATACCAAGACGGCGCTCGCGCACTCGATTTCATACGACATGACGATTCGCCACGGCTTGCCGCACGGCATTGCGTGCTCGTTCACCCTGCCCGCGGTCATGCGTCTGGCGATCGGCAGGCGTGCGGATCGCGACGCCGTGCTGGCGCGCGTGTTCGACGGCGATATCGACGGCGCCCCCGAGGCGCTCACGGCATTCCTCAACGGTCTGGGCGTGGCCACCGAATTCTCCGCCTATGGCGTGAGCGGGCCGGAGTCCGCGGAGATGATCGCCGCTGCCCTCGACGGTCCGCGTGGACGTAATTTCATCGGCGCCGTCGCCTGA